The proteins below come from a single Streptomyces tubercidicus genomic window:
- a CDS encoding exopolysaccharide biosynthesis polyprenyl glycosylphosphotransferase — MTTESADAYRSARVPPPPTVPRPAAAVRPPRGPGRDTLPPPRPGRGVRRRTVAPLMAADALATAATALLVLGTATAPAALGLLPAGLLLLHAHAGLYRPGPAPRTLHELPTLLGRAAVCWCAAAAVLAAVRPGQALSPGLLAGAVAVHTALVCAGRAAVHRARRRAARRRPRATLIVGTDPAARQLAAVLHARPEHGMRPVGVVGPPSLPPGGPVAPPGPVGPPLPRLRSAQDITRAVIQHTVRDVVFTLPPYGDPHTTALLRRFIDQGSAVWLAGAAAAREGRTPHADSDHLWGFACRRLDTAPPRHGGAGKRLLDLTLAAAALVVTAPLLLGCALAVRLADGPGVLFRQERIGRGGRPFTLLKFRTWNPCDEHEAATRWSLDGEHRMSRTGRLLRRTSLDELPQLWNVLRGEMSLVGPRPERPFFVERFVRTCPEYGARHRMAPGMTGLAQVHGLRGDTCVEDRARFDNLYIDGWSLRQDLLILLRTVASVVRLEGR; from the coding sequence ATGACGACGGAGAGCGCGGACGCGTACCGCTCCGCCCGGGTCCCGCCGCCGCCGACGGTCCCCCGCCCGGCGGCCGCGGTCCGCCCGCCCCGCGGGCCGGGGCGGGACACCCTGCCCCCGCCCCGGCCCGGCCGCGGCGTACGGCGGCGCACCGTCGCCCCGCTGATGGCCGCCGACGCGCTGGCCACCGCGGCCACCGCGCTGCTCGTCCTCGGCACCGCCACGGCACCGGCCGCCCTCGGCCTCCTCCCGGCGGGGCTGCTGCTGCTCCACGCCCACGCCGGTCTCTACCGTCCAGGACCCGCCCCGCGCACCCTGCACGAGCTGCCGACGCTGCTGGGCCGGGCCGCCGTCTGCTGGTGCGCGGCGGCCGCGGTGCTCGCCGCCGTACGCCCCGGGCAGGCGCTGTCGCCGGGCCTGCTGGCGGGGGCGGTGGCGGTGCACACCGCGCTGGTCTGCGCCGGCCGGGCCGCTGTCCACCGGGCCCGCCGCCGGGCTGCCCGCCGCCGGCCGCGCGCCACGCTGATCGTCGGCACCGACCCGGCGGCCCGGCAGCTCGCCGCCGTGCTGCACGCGCGTCCCGAGCACGGGATGCGCCCGGTGGGTGTGGTCGGCCCGCCGTCACTGCCGCCCGGCGGGCCCGTAGCGCCCCCGGGCCCCGTCGGTCCGCCGCTGCCGCGGCTCCGCTCCGCGCAGGACATCACCCGGGCGGTCATCCAGCACACCGTGCGGGACGTGGTGTTCACCCTGCCGCCGTACGGCGATCCGCACACCACCGCGCTGCTGCGCCGCTTCATCGACCAGGGCTCGGCCGTCTGGCTGGCCGGTGCCGCGGCCGCCCGCGAGGGCCGGACACCGCATGCGGACAGCGACCATCTGTGGGGCTTCGCCTGCCGTCGGCTGGACACCGCCCCGCCCCGGCACGGCGGCGCGGGCAAGCGGCTGCTGGATCTCACGCTGGCCGCGGCGGCGCTGGTGGTCACGGCCCCGCTGCTGCTGGGCTGCGCCCTCGCGGTACGGCTCGCCGACGGGCCCGGTGTGCTCTTCCGGCAGGAACGTATCGGCCGAGGGGGCCGCCCCTTCACCCTGCTGAAGTTCCGCACCTGGAACCCGTGCGACGAACATGAGGCGGCGACGCGGTGGAGCCTGGACGGCGAGCACCGGATGAGCCGGACCGGCCGGCTGCTGCGGCGCACCTCGCTGGACGAGCTGCCGCAGCTGTGGAACGTGCTGCGCGGCGAGATGAGCCTGGTCGGGCCGCGCCCGGAACGCCCCTTCTTCGTCGAGCGGTTCGTCCGGACCTGCCCGGAGTACGGCGCCCGGCACCGGATGGCGCCGGGCATGACCGGCCTGGCGCAGGTGCACGGACTGCGCGGCGACACCTGCGTCGAGGACCGGGCCCGCTTCGACAACCTCTACATCGACGGCTGGTCGCTGCGGCAGGACCTGCTGATCCTGCTGCGCACCGTGGCCTCGGTGGTGCGGCTGGAGGGCAGATGA